In Wenyingzhuangia fucanilytica, the following are encoded in one genomic region:
- a CDS encoding LptF/LptG family permease, whose amino-acid sequence MKIIDKYILFRYLKSVFFTLFILIPIAVVIDVSEKVDKFLRHDDLTFFHILKDYYLNFILYYANTFLPLATFIACIMFTSKLASNTEVIAISSANISFTRFLRPYFIGASILAVVALGMNHFVVPKGNEIKYAFEQEYIFSKTENRSYVKNFNLQLNDSAKIFIKNFSLLNNRGYNFSYAEFDGIKVKYRIVADNMLWDKENGNFVLSNYSERFIYPDRDSIAHGDKRVMTLDFTPDDLMISGSKSMEMTSDKLSEFITKSERRGVKNLNAYHVELYQRTSLPISAYILTLIAVSLSSRKKRGGTGVNLALGIGMMFMYVFFMKVAVVLGSAPNSNALFMAWLPNIIFSIIAIYLYYREKQQG is encoded by the coding sequence TTGAAAATAATAGATAAATACATATTATTTAGATATTTAAAATCGGTGTTTTTTACACTGTTTATATTAATACCTATTGCGGTAGTTATTGATGTATCCGAAAAAGTGGACAAGTTTTTAAGACACGATGATTTAACATTTTTTCATATTCTTAAAGATTACTATTTAAATTTTATTCTTTATTACGCCAATACATTTTTACCCTTAGCAACATTTATTGCCTGTATTATGTTTACGTCTAAATTGGCCAGTAATACAGAAGTAATTGCCATTAGTAGTGCCAATATTTCTTTTACAAGATTTTTGAGGCCTTATTTTATAGGAGCTTCTATTTTAGCTGTGGTTGCTTTAGGAATGAATCATTTTGTTGTGCCTAAAGGAAATGAAATTAAATACGCTTTTGAACAAGAATATATTTTTAGCAAAACAGAAAACAGATCTTACGTTAAAAACTTTAACCTACAATTAAACGATAGTGCTAAAATATTTATCAAAAACTTTAGCCTATTAAACAATAGAGGGTATAATTTTTCATATGCTGAATTTGATGGTATTAAAGTCAAGTACAGAATTGTAGCAGACAATATGCTTTGGGATAAAGAAAACGGAAATTTTGTTTTGTCTAATTACTCAGAGCGTTTTATATACCCTGACCGAGATTCAATCGCTCATGGAGATAAAAGAGTTATGACTTTAGATTTTACTCCTGATGATTTAATGATTTCAGGGTCAAAATCTATGGAAATGACTTCAGATAAATTATCAGAGTTTATTACAAAATCCGAAAGAAGGGGAGTAAAAAACTTAAATGCTTATCACGTAGAATTGTATCAGCGTACTAGTTTGCCTATTTCGGCATATATTTTAACATTAATAGCAGTTTCTCTTTCATCAAGAAAGAAAAGAGGAGGTACCGGAGTCAATTTAGCTTTGGGAATTGGAATGATGTTTATGTACGTCTTTTTTATGAAAGTAGCCGTTGTGTTGGGGTCAGCTCCAAATTCAAATGCACTTTTTATGGCTTGGTTGCCTAATATCATATTTTCAATCATAGCCATTTACCTTTATTACAGAGAAAAACAACAAGGATAA
- the tgt gene encoding tRNA guanosine(34) transglycosylase Tgt → MKFKIEALDPQSKARAGEVTTDHGVIETPIFMPVGTMGTVKGVHQRELKEEINPDIILGNTYHLYLRPKTDVLEAAGGLHKFMNWDRPILTDSGGYQVYSLSGRRKIKEEGVKFKSHIDGSYHFFSPENVMEIQRKIGADIIMAFDECTPYPCDYNYAKRSMHMTHRWLNRCINHLEKVPYRYDYAQTFFPIVQGSTYTDLRKQSAEYIANAGAEGNAIGGLSVGEPAEEMYAMTDVVCSILPEDKPRYLMGVGTPINILENIALGVDMFDCVMPTRNARNGMLFTSEGHINIKNKKWENDFSPVDPAGITWVDTEYSKAYLRHLFVSNEFLGKQIATIHNLGFYLWLVREARKHIIAGDFREWKDKMVKQMDNRL, encoded by the coding sequence ATGAAATTTAAGATTGAAGCATTAGATCCGCAAAGTAAAGCGAGAGCAGGAGAAGTAACTACCGATCATGGAGTTATAGAAACGCCAATATTTATGCCTGTAGGTACCATGGGTACTGTAAAAGGTGTTCATCAACGAGAGTTAAAAGAAGAAATAAATCCTGATATTATTTTAGGAAATACTTATCATTTATATCTACGTCCTAAAACCGATGTGTTAGAAGCAGCAGGAGGTTTGCATAAATTTATGAATTGGGATCGTCCTATTTTAACAGATTCAGGAGGATATCAAGTATATTCATTATCAGGTCGAAGAAAAATTAAAGAAGAAGGAGTAAAGTTTAAGAGTCATATAGATGGTTCTTATCATTTCTTTTCTCCAGAAAACGTAATGGAAATTCAACGTAAAATTGGAGCTGATATCATTATGGCTTTTGATGAATGTACACCTTATCCATGTGATTACAACTATGCAAAAAGATCTATGCACATGACGCATAGATGGTTAAATAGATGTATCAATCATTTAGAAAAAGTACCTTATCGTTACGATTACGCTCAAACGTTTTTCCCAATTGTACAAGGAAGTACTTATACAGATTTAAGAAAGCAATCTGCAGAATATATTGCCAATGCTGGTGCCGAAGGAAATGCTATTGGAGGATTGTCTGTAGGAGAGCCTGCAGAAGAAATGTATGCAATGACAGATGTGGTGTGTAGCATTTTACCAGAAGACAAACCAAGGTATTTAATGGGAGTAGGAACCCCTATTAATATTTTAGAAAATATTGCTTTGGGAGTTGATATGTTTGACTGTGTAATGCCAACAAGAAATGCCCGTAACGGAATGTTATTTACTTCGGAAGGTCATATCAATATCAAAAACAAAAAGTGGGAAAATGATTTTTCTCCAGTAGATCCTGCGGGAATTACTTGGGTAGATACCGAGTACTCAAAGGCATATTTACGTCACTTATTTGTATCAAACGAATTTTTAGGCAAGCAAATTGCTACTATACACAATTTAGGATTTTATCTTTGGTTAGTTAGAGAGGCCAGAAAGCATATTATTGCTGGTGACTTTAGAGAATGGAAAGATAAAATGGTAAAGCAAATGGATAATAGATTGTAG
- a CDS encoding DUF3784 domain-containing protein produces the protein MIYVFTGMSLLFIAIGFLVTENNAKYLLSGYNTMNENERKKVNLKTYIPYFKKFHITLGISFFVLGYLINLFNKNVAGMFLAIYPVLAYVYFVITSSKYSGGLNTKANKVGLIILIGTFIFVTGLVAYGYKENKILFDAHQIEFTGSYGGILPTQQIKNIEVKKDLPKITLKTNGFALGEIRKGYFKTKSGETVKLILNSSQKPYLLFTTSDNRKIYYSAKEQLNEELLQEIKKAIPNIPYKLNHE, from the coding sequence ATGATTTACGTATTCACAGGGATGAGTTTACTTTTTATTGCTATTGGTTTTTTAGTAACAGAAAACAATGCAAAGTATCTTCTTTCTGGATATAATACCATGAACGAAAATGAAAGAAAAAAGGTAAATCTTAAAACCTATATTCCTTATTTTAAAAAATTCCACATCACTCTTGGTATTTCCTTTTTTGTTTTAGGGTATCTAATAAACTTATTTAACAAGAATGTAGCAGGAATGTTTTTAGCTATTTATCCTGTTTTGGCTTATGTATATTTTGTGATAACAAGTTCAAAATATTCTGGTGGATTAAATACCAAAGCAAATAAAGTAGGACTTATAATTCTTATAGGTACTTTTATTTTTGTTACAGGTCTTGTTGCATACGGCTATAAAGAAAACAAAATACTTTTTGATGCTCATCAAATTGAGTTTACAGGTAGTTATGGAGGAATCTTACCTACCCAACAAATCAAAAATATAGAAGTTAAAAAGGATTTACCCAAAATTACTCTAAAAACAAACGGATTTGCTTTAGGAGAAATACGAAAAGGATATTTTAAAACTAAAAGTGGAGAAACCGTTAAGTTGATTTTAAACTCTTCTCAAAAACCTTATCTCCTTTTTACAACATCAGATAATCGTAAAATATATTACTCTGCAAAAGAACAATTGAATGAGGAGTTACTACAAGAAATTAAAAAAGCAATACCAAACATTCCCTATAAACTAAACCATGAATAA
- a CDS encoding DUF4260 domain-containing protein, which produces MNKLLKLEELAQFLLSIILFNQLHFSWWVFPACLLLPDFSMLGYLMNPKIGAWCYNIFHHKLLGIIFYSFGIFIQNESIMLIGMILFGHAAMDRIFGYGLKYNDDFKHTHLGDIGKQ; this is translated from the coding sequence ATGAATAAACTTTTAAAGCTTGAAGAATTAGCTCAGTTTTTACTTTCTATTATACTGTTTAATCAACTACATTTTTCTTGGTGGGTTTTTCCTGCTTGTTTGTTATTACCAGATTTTTCTATGCTAGGTTATTTGATGAACCCTAAAATTGGAGCTTGGTGTTATAATATTTTTCATCATAAATTATTAGGAATCATTTTTTACAGCTTTGGTATTTTTATTCAAAACGAAAGCATCATGCTTATTGGAATGATCCTTTTTGGCCATGCTGCCATGGACAGAATTTTTGGATATGGTTTAAAATATAATGATGATTTTAAACACACTCATTTAGGAGATATTGGTAAACAATAA
- a CDS encoding Ig-like domain-containing protein — MKLLKLKLFFIFIGLHSCIQEDIIDDNIAEEIRITQSVTALTIGDVVKFEASYFNNVGEKENRAIVWETSNNSILSIDELANNITALAEGSATITAKTTGMFGELTDSKNVTVFKEGDVVIPSDNSKEGTIVRTSSYAAAGDFDIIKTTNGIEIILDNNYVADESLPGFALFLTNNPNSLANALQIDAYDDADGAHYKGAFTYTLDGVGINDYQYLVQWCRPASILVGKALITDK; from the coding sequence ATGAAACTACTAAAACTCAAACTTTTTTTCATTTTTATTGGATTGCACTCGTGTATTCAAGAAGATATTATTGATGATAATATTGCCGAAGAAATTAGAATTACCCAAAGTGTAACAGCTTTAACCATAGGTGATGTTGTAAAATTTGAAGCCTCATATTTTAATAATGTTGGAGAAAAAGAAAACAGAGCTATTGTTTGGGAAACTTCCAATAATTCTATTTTATCTATTGATGAACTTGCAAATAATATTACAGCATTAGCTGAGGGTAGTGCCACTATTACTGCCAAAACAACTGGGATGTTTGGAGAGTTAACCGATAGTAAAAACGTAACGGTATTTAAAGAGGGAGACGTTGTAATCCCTTCAGATAACTCTAAAGAAGGAACCATAGTTCGTACTTCTTCATATGCTGCTGCAGGTGATTTTGACATCATTAAAACAACAAACGGAATAGAAATTATACTTGATAATAACTATGTAGCCGATGAAAGTTTGCCTGGTTTTGCTTTGTTCTTAACCAATAATCCAAATTCTTTAGCAAATGCTCTACAAATTGATGCTTATGATGATGCCGATGGTGCTCATTATAAGGGTGCGTTTACTTATACTTTAGATGGAGTTGGTATAAATGATTATCAATACTTAGTACAGTGGTGTAGGCCAGCTTCTATTCTTGTTGGTAAGGCTTTAATTACAGATAAATAA
- a CDS encoding bile acid:sodium symporter family protein, with amino-acid sequence MSVILKLQNIKIDKFILSLFLAIMVAFLFPKGAGILHLKDITEIGIGLIFFFYGLKLSFKEVAQGLKNYKLHILTQLSTFLIFPVLLLLLKPFFSHLVGDSFWIGLFFLAALPSSVSSSVVMVSLAKGNVPSAIFNASISGLIGVFVTPIWIGMFVSQSGGMSLTDVFLKLIIQILLPLTLGLLLNSKIGHIAKKNSVKIAFFDKTIIVLIVYSSFSASLLAHMFKDISWLDLIYLFIIVFCLFWVLMGVVYFIANKLKLSVADRITAMFCGSKKSLVHGSAMVNIIFGNSISASLYLLPVMLYHITQIVILAVVANRLGKRTI; translated from the coding sequence ATGAGCGTTATTTTAAAGTTGCAAAACATAAAAATAGACAAGTTTATATTGTCTTTATTTTTAGCTATCATGGTTGCTTTTTTGTTTCCAAAAGGAGCAGGTATCTTACATTTAAAAGATATAACAGAAATAGGAATAGGATTAATTTTCTTTTTTTACGGTTTAAAATTATCGTTTAAAGAAGTAGCTCAAGGATTAAAAAATTACAAACTTCATATACTTACTCAGTTAAGTACGTTCTTAATATTTCCTGTTTTATTATTGTTGCTCAAACCATTTTTTTCGCATTTAGTAGGAGATTCTTTTTGGATTGGTTTGTTTTTTTTAGCAGCATTACCTTCATCTGTTTCATCATCAGTAGTCATGGTTTCTTTGGCAAAAGGAAATGTGCCCTCGGCTATTTTTAATGCAAGTATTTCAGGCTTAATAGGAGTTTTTGTTACCCCAATTTGGATTGGAATGTTTGTGAGTCAATCTGGAGGTATGTCTTTAACAGATGTTTTTTTAAAGCTCATTATTCAAATATTACTGCCCTTAACTTTGGGTTTGTTATTAAATAGTAAAATTGGTCATATAGCTAAAAAAAACAGTGTTAAAATTGCTTTTTTTGACAAAACGATTATTGTGTTAATTGTGTATTCAAGCTTTAGTGCATCGTTGTTAGCGCATATGTTTAAAGATATTAGTTGGTTAGACTTGATTTATTTGTTCATTATTGTTTTTTGTTTGTTTTGGGTTTTAATGGGGGTTGTTTATTTTATTGCCAACAAATTAAAACTTTCTGTAGCCGATAGAATTACTGCAATGTTTTGCGGGTCTAAAAAATCTTTAGTTCACGGTTCTGCTATGGTAAATATTATTTTTGGAAATAGTATTAGTGCAAGTTTGTATTTGTTACCTGTAATGCTATATCATATTACCCAAATTGTAATTCTAGCAGTAGTTGCCAATAGATTAGGAAAAAGAACTATTTAA
- a CDS encoding putative glycoside hydrolase, translating into MKFYSILINRFLLIFSFVFILFSCSKNQEIKENSDVLDTEVFSELSISDGTVFQPKDFFPKFSWEVTPQYCMFGDGSRTLTTSEVEVVSGKSNFVCIEKNHAWTVLEYAEVGTKHEVEAFKKLQPEIKVLYYFNSAYAWPFTSYNENFTRSRIDNYPELKKFLIVNETTGELEHRNNIFFFDVLNPDFREWWVNTVVAGVNFSGADGVFIDQMHGFVWLRNSQKNEVEKAMGEMMLNLKKALGDDKILLGNNASDVVEVFPAIDAAMFEHYNTQKLSKENLLKEWGDMLNNAKAGKISIFRIGVEAEDDPSIDGLTGAAKENALEKLSKERLEYYQACYLIGAQPYSYFQYGWGWRLDTGPLVDYPELQKSLGIPKGAYKRVHENAWEFTREFEHAKVWVDTENKEAKITWL; encoded by the coding sequence ATGAAATTCTATTCAATTTTAATAAATAGGTTTTTACTAATCTTTAGTTTCGTTTTTATCTTATTTTCTTGTTCTAAAAATCAAGAGATTAAAGAAAACTCAGATGTTCTAGATACAGAAGTTTTCTCTGAATTATCAATAAGTGATGGAACTGTATTTCAACCAAAAGATTTTTTTCCAAAGTTTAGCTGGGAGGTAACGCCTCAATATTGCATGTTTGGAGATGGGTCTAGAACATTAACAACTAGTGAGGTAGAAGTTGTTTCGGGGAAATCTAATTTTGTTTGTATTGAAAAAAATCATGCTTGGACTGTTCTAGAGTATGCCGAAGTAGGTACAAAGCATGAGGTAGAGGCTTTTAAAAAATTACAGCCAGAAATAAAAGTGCTCTATTATTTTAACTCGGCTTATGCATGGCCCTTTACCTCTTATAATGAAAATTTTACAAGAAGTAGAATAGACAACTATCCTGAGCTTAAAAAATTTTTAATTGTAAATGAAACTACTGGTGAGTTAGAGCATCGGAACAATATATTCTTTTTTGATGTTTTAAATCCTGATTTTAGAGAATGGTGGGTAAATACAGTAGTTGCTGGAGTAAATTTTTCTGGAGCCGATGGTGTTTTTATTGATCAGATGCATGGTTTTGTCTGGTTGCGTAATTCTCAGAAAAATGAAGTGGAAAAGGCAATGGGAGAAATGATGTTAAATTTAAAAAAAGCATTAGGGGATGATAAAATATTGTTAGGAAATAACGCCTCAGATGTTGTAGAGGTATTTCCGGCAATTGATGCAGCGATGTTTGAACATTATAATACTCAAAAGTTATCAAAAGAGAATCTATTAAAAGAATGGGGCGATATGTTGAACAATGCCAAAGCTGGGAAAATATCGATATTTCGTATTGGTGTAGAGGCAGAAGATGATCCATCCATTGATGGGTTAACTGGAGCAGCAAAGGAAAACGCACTTGAAAAATTATCAAAAGAGCGATTAGAGTATTATCAGGCTTGTTACCTTATTGGTGCCCAACCTTATTCATATTTTCAATACGGTTGGGGTTGGCGATTAGATACAGGGCCTTTAGTAGATTATCCTGAGTTGCAAAAGTCACTTGGAATACCCAAGGGAGCGTATAAACGTGTTCATGAAAATGCTTGGGAGTTCACTCGTGAATTTGAACATGCAAAAGTATGGGTAGATACCGAGAATAAAGAAGCTAAAATTACTTGGTTGTAA
- a CDS encoding putative glycoside hydrolase — translation MIPNIKKLIVLSLVVLASSCSTTKTHTNTSTIVKNEKIDFYVSDGSKFISQDFYPKFSWESTPEYAMFGNGASLLTPKEVEKIAAKTDFICIEKNHAYRTLEFAEIGAREEIKNFKAIKPEIKALYYFNSAYAWPFTSYNKNFKKNKIDDYPELKKFILVDKTTGELQHRNNTLCFDVLNPEFRTWWVKTVAQGVKDSGADGVFIDQMHGFVWLRSSQKEEVEKAMGEMMANLKAAIGTNKILLGNNASSVKDVFPAIDAAMFEHYNNKKLSKENLLKEWGDMLANAKAGKMSIFRIGVEAEKEEASQTLIKGSRGESLEELSKERLEYYQACFLIGAQPYSYFQYGWGWRLDTGPLVDYPELQKPLGAPKGAYKRLHENGWEFTREFEHASVWVDTEKKEAKIEWKK, via the coding sequence ATGATTCCAAATATTAAAAAGCTTATCGTTTTATCATTAGTTGTACTGGCTAGTTCTTGTAGTACAACAAAAACACACACCAATACTTCAACAATCGTTAAGAACGAGAAAATAGATTTTTATGTAAGTGATGGTAGTAAGTTCATTTCACAAGATTTTTACCCTAAGTTCAGTTGGGAATCCACACCAGAATATGCTATGTTTGGTAATGGAGCTAGCTTATTAACTCCTAAAGAAGTTGAAAAAATTGCTGCTAAAACAGATTTTATTTGTATTGAAAAAAATCATGCTTACAGAACTTTAGAATTTGCAGAAATTGGAGCTAGAGAAGAAATTAAAAACTTTAAAGCTATAAAGCCTGAGATAAAAGCTTTGTATTACTTTAACTCAGCTTATGCTTGGCCTTTTACATCATATAACAAGAATTTTAAGAAAAATAAAATAGATGATTATCCAGAGTTGAAGAAATTTATATTGGTAGATAAAACGACTGGAGAATTACAACATAGGAACAATACACTTTGTTTTGATGTATTAAACCCTGAGTTTAGAACTTGGTGGGTAAAAACAGTGGCACAAGGAGTAAAAGACTCTGGTGCTGATGGAGTTTTTATAGATCAAATGCATGGTTTTGTTTGGTTACGTAGTTCTCAAAAGGAGGAAGTTGAAAAAGCCATGGGTGAGATGATGGCAAACTTAAAAGCAGCAATAGGGACAAATAAAATATTATTAGGGAATAATGCCTCTAGCGTAAAAGATGTTTTTCCTGCGATTGATGCAGCTATGTTTGAACATTATAATAATAAAAAGTTAAGTAAAGAAAACCTTCTGAAAGAATGGGGAGATATGTTAGCAAATGCCAAAGCAGGTAAAATGTCTATTTTTAGAATAGGTGTGGAAGCTGAAAAAGAAGAGGCAAGTCAAACATTAATAAAAGGTTCAAGAGGGGAATCTCTTGAAGAATTGTCTAAAGAGCGATTAGAATATTACCAAGCATGTTTTTTAATAGGTGCGCAGCCTTATTCTTACTTCCAATATGGTTGGGGGTGGCGTTTAGATACTGGCCCATTGGTAGATTATCCTGAATTACAAAAACCACTTGGAGCTCCAAAGGGAGCATATAAGCGTTTACATGAAAACGGTTGGGAGTTTACTCGTGAATTTGAACATGCTTCGGTTTGGGTAGATACTGAAAAGAAAGAAGCGAAAATTGAATGGAAAAAGTAA
- a CDS encoding sulfatase-like hydrolase/transferase: MKYYNVAFTKILIVFFAFISSQNISSQSKKQPNIIFIFADDWGYGDIGVHGSTFCETPSLDKMASEGIDFQNFSVVNPVCSPSRVGVMTGQYPARHSVHGHFASIESHIKRNMPDWLNPKAPMLPRMLKEAGYTTAHFGKWHLTNTHVEEAPSPLEYGYDEFGAFNLPNNMHQMQVDSTLYKTIEFAKRNKNKPFFVNAWIHATHTPHYPKKKYMDKFAHLDEQKQVYAAVVAEYDARIGELFQTLKDLGIDENTIVLFSSDNGPEITGSANKKTTEDNSTGPGFGTYYSVGETGGLNGRKRSLFAGGVRIPFIVRWPGTVPAGVVNRTTELATVDLLPTFLELANSDLPNDYKPDGVSIVKALKGESMERNNEIFWDWRFSNKANYFWPTGGVQDGKWKLLTNEKLGKTELFNINSDWSEQIDVSAQNPQIVKKLKEKLVAFKKTLPLSAPKSCFSSERKKLN, from the coding sequence ATGAAATATTATAATGTAGCTTTTACAAAGATTTTAATTGTTTTTTTTGCTTTTATAAGTAGTCAAAATATAAGTTCACAAAGCAAAAAACAACCTAATATCATATTTATTTTTGCTGATGATTGGGGTTATGGAGATATAGGAGTTCACGGAAGTACGTTTTGTGAAACACCTAGTTTGGACAAAATGGCTTCAGAAGGAATTGACTTTCAGAATTTTTCGGTAGTAAATCCAGTTTGTTCACCAAGTAGAGTAGGGGTAATGACAGGACAATATCCAGCACGTCATAGTGTACATGGTCACTTTGCATCTATTGAATCACATATAAAAAGAAATATGCCAGATTGGCTAAATCCAAAAGCTCCAATGTTGCCTCGTATGTTAAAAGAAGCGGGGTATACTACTGCTCATTTTGGGAAGTGGCATTTAACAAATACACATGTAGAAGAAGCACCCTCTCCTTTAGAATATGGTTATGATGAATTTGGAGCTTTTAATTTGCCAAATAACATGCATCAAATGCAAGTGGATTCTACATTGTATAAAACTATTGAATTTGCTAAACGTAATAAAAACAAACCATTCTTTGTAAATGCATGGATTCATGCCACGCATACTCCTCATTATCCAAAGAAAAAATACATGGATAAATTTGCCCATTTAGATGAGCAAAAACAAGTATATGCAGCTGTCGTAGCAGAATATGATGCTCGAATAGGAGAGTTGTTTCAAACGTTAAAAGATTTAGGGATTGATGAGAATACAATTGTTTTGTTTTCGTCTGACAATGGACCTGAAATAACGGGGTCTGCTAATAAAAAAACAACAGAAGATAATTCTACAGGACCTGGTTTTGGAACGTACTATTCGGTAGGTGAAACAGGAGGTTTAAATGGTAGAAAAAGATCATTGTTTGCAGGAGGGGTTCGTATTCCTTTTATTGTTAGATGGCCTGGAACTGTACCAGCAGGAGTAGTAAATAGAACCACGGAATTAGCAACAGTAGATTTACTTCCAACTTTTTTAGAGTTAGCAAATTCAGATTTGCCAAATGATTACAAACCTGATGGAGTAAGTATTGTTAAAGCTTTAAAGGGAGAGTCTATGGAGCGTAATAATGAAATTTTTTGGGATTGGAGATTCTCAAATAAAGCTAATTATTTTTGGCCAACAGGAGGTGTGCAAGACGGAAAGTGGAAGTTGTTAACCAACGAAAAATTGGGAAAAACAGAATTGTTTAATATCAATTCAGACTGGAGTGAGCAGATAGATGTTTCAGCTCAAAATCCCCAAATAGTAAAAAAATTAAAAGAAAAATTAGTCGCTTTTAAAAAGACATTGCCCTTATCAGCTCCTAAAAGCTGTTTCTCATCAGAAAGAAAAAAATTAAACTAA
- a CDS encoding glycoside hydrolase family 5 protein encodes MNILKHFYIVLILLNISFAKAQHNTNIGVNVTGLERFWENETYHYKDIIKDIDELYYLGVKDIRLPISFEYQFNKKSKRRFLKDLIKIVKHVKKKNMTIIICYFDHTLDKTTNYNNLNTIKDNWKYISHKLKKHSNYIYYEIVNEPNLYPIQWDEMVREIVPVIRKEDNKTKILIGATNYNSIYELSRKTPFPYDNLIYVFHFYEPFLFTHQGANWIGNQTKTTGIPYPYDSIKMPKIDLNTLGTAGEINYNDYKHMANKISLSHKINIITKWAQENNVELWCTEFGAISSIPQKDRCNYFNDLVSVFRKNNIKCYLWEYKGNFGIYNKNLINCF; translated from the coding sequence ATGAACATTTTAAAACACTTTTACATTGTACTTATTTTGCTAAACATCTCTTTTGCAAAAGCACAGCACAATACTAATATTGGAGTAAATGTTACTGGTTTAGAAAGGTTTTGGGAAAACGAAACTTATCACTATAAAGACATCATTAAAGATATTGATGAATTATATTATTTAGGAGTTAAAGACATTAGACTTCCTATTTCTTTTGAATATCAATTTAATAAAAAATCAAAAAGACGTTTTTTAAAAGATCTGATTAAAATTGTAAAGCATGTAAAGAAAAAAAACATGACCATTATAATTTGCTATTTTGATCATACATTGGATAAAACCACCAATTACAACAACTTAAATACGATTAAAGATAACTGGAAATACATCAGTCATAAATTAAAAAAACACTCCAATTACATTTATTACGAAATAGTAAACGAACCTAATTTGTATCCTATTCAATGGGATGAAATGGTTAGAGAAATAGTACCCGTAATTAGAAAAGAAGATAATAAAACCAAAATATTAATTGGTGCTACTAACTACAATAGCATTTATGAATTGTCTAGAAAAACACCTTTCCCTTATGATAATCTTATTTATGTATTTCATTTTTATGAACCTTTTTTGTTTACTCACCAAGGAGCTAATTGGATTGGAAACCAAACCAAAACTACTGGAATTCCATATCCTTATGATTCTATAAAAATGCCAAAAATAGATTTAAACACCTTAGGTACTGCTGGAGAAATAAACTATAATGACTACAAACATATGGCTAACAAAATCTCTTTAAGCCATAAAATAAACATTATTACAAAATGGGCTCAAGAAAACAATGTTGAATTGTGGTGTACAGAGTTTGGAGCCATTTCTTCTATTCCACAAAAAGATAGGTGTAATTATTTTAATGATTTGGTTTCTGTTTTTAGGAAAAATAATATAAAATGTTATTTATGGGAATACAAAGGTAATTTTGGGATTTACAACAAAAACCTTATAAACTGTTTTTAA